The Vigna unguiculata cultivar IT97K-499-35 chromosome 6, ASM411807v1, whole genome shotgun sequence genome contains a region encoding:
- the LOC114187810 gene encoding uncharacterized protein LOC114187810 — translation MLQLVVRNRCKTNYIVKVNGLLRPRHRSRIGGTPFRWCVDMVKLLDINGVLLKHTLSWWVHEHESIYIRQHLVRLSILDVCVCLGLNAVGVDVEFNNVVCGVIKSLFEHEPITIHDIVNRIYFYLQSDDDDDNDNVDNVCRLYLLLCFALLYFPRTFRTVTNMPFRLLDNLDNLNQYNWSRSIYSFLVEGFNHAYHTLRQDQNMSAITVAGSVAILQLLVVLHWELTEEEKNIDVVRDALNIGEHGIPKKGIDDMSFTQFKQWCKRKLKRNYRVVRQLKEQLSSMEEEYARGGEEPDPPSFHQPETSSFDKGDAFDVEEPQSRHFEQHEQGTPEYNHHGMEIIPFIEAEKCSFDVDITQLKVVVDINHQILTIVECWGFRPRGKICNMAILFACNNFMYRQRKLNGSIKRVVFSPLYTSVVVEDSRKARNMEILFGFLLNHSNADKPKFEVLTQGLPLQPNL, via the exons ATGTTGCAG CTTGTGGTTCGTAACCGTTGTAAAACAAACTACATTGTTAAAGTTAATGGTTTATTGAGACCAAGACATCGCTCTCGAATTGGAGGCACTCCATTTAGGTGGTGTGTTGACATGGTGAAACTGTTGGATATCAATGGAGTGTTGTTAAAACATACACTGAGTTGGTGGGTCCATGAACatgaaagtatatatatcaGGCAACATTTGGTACGGTTGTCTATTTTagatgtttgtgtttgtttgggtTTGAATGCTGTTGGGGTTGATGTAGAATTCAATAATGTTGTGTGCGGGGTGATCAAGTCATTATTTGAACATGAACCAATAACAATACATGACATTGTTAATAggatatacttttatttacaaagtGACGATGATGATGACAATGACAATGTAGACAATGTTTGTCGTTTGTACTTGTTGCTATGTTTTGCTCTTTTGTATTTCCCTAGGACTTTTCGGACTGTCACAAACATGCCATTTAGATTGTTGGATAACCTTGACAACTTGAATCAATACAACTGGTCAAGGTCTATCTATAGTTTTTTGGTTGAAGGTTTCAATCATGCTTACCACACTTTAAGGCAAGATCAAAACATGTCTGCCATAACTGTAGCTGGGTCAGTGGCTATTTTGcag CTTTTg GTTGTTCTTCATTGGGAATTAACTGAAGAGGAAAAAAACATTGATGTTGTTCGTGATGCCTTAAATATTGGTGAACATGGCATCCCAAAAAAAGGAATAGATGACATGTCCTTTACTCAATTTAAGCAATGGTGCAAAAGGAAGTTGAAAAGAAATTATAGGGTCGTTCGACAATTAAAAGAGCAGCTGAGCAGTATGGAAGAAGAGTATGCTCGTGGAGGTGAGGAACCTGACCCACCTTCCTTTCATCAACCTGAAACCTCTTCCTTTGATAAAGGTGATGCCTTTGATGTTGAGGAGCCACAATCACGTCATTTTGAGCAACATGAGCAAGGTACTCCTGAATACAATCATCATGGAATGGAAATTATTCCCTTTATCGAAGCAGAAAAATGTTCTTTTGATGTTGACATAACTCAATT GAAAGTGGTGGTTGACATAAATCACCAGATATTAACCATAGTTGAGTGTTGGGGATTTCGTCCTCGTGGAAAAATTTGCAACATG GCCATTTTGTTTGCTTGCAACAACTTCATGTATAGacaaagaaaattgaatggGTCGATCAAGAGAGTTGTGTTTAGTCCTCTGTATACG AGCGTAGTTGTTGAAGATAGTAGAAAG GCCCGTAACATGGAGATT